The Pseudomonadota bacterium sequence TGGCAACCTGTTGGAAATGTTAGGATGTCTCCTTTGATTCCCCTTCAGAATTACTTTACAAAATCCTTTGCCTTGTCTCCCCGCAGATATTCCGCGAGACCCAAGAGGCCGTCTTCGAGATATTTCGCCTTGAACCCTTTTGTTTTCAGATAAACCATGGCGATGGTAGCACGGTCCTTGTGGGGACACGCCGTTACGATAATCTTGTTTTTATCCAATTCGTTCAGGCGTTTCGGAAGTTCATTAAGCGGAATATTAACGGCAAACCCCATTCGCCACGCCTCAAATTCTTCTTTAAAGCGAATGTCTATAAACTGGATCTTTTTTTCTTTTATGAGTTTTACGAGTTCCCTGCTGTCGATTTTCATGTCTTTTCGCTCTTGATAGCTGAAATTTAAAATATATTGTTCCAGATTGTTTTCTTCAGGATATGCTGCCGAAGAAAAACACATCAATAGTAAACAGCTTGCCAATACCACTCTCTTCATATTTTACCTCCATATCTTAAATTGCCATCTTCCATTTCGGGATGGTACTTCTGTTGTTTGTTGGCAAATATACCAACAAACAAAAACACTGTCAATAGAGTATGACAGACAATAAGCATGAGAAACGTTCGACTCCTCTAAAAATAGTACCTTACCCTGAAATCTATCCGGTAATCGTTCTGTTTTTCACCATATTCGCTGCCTCTGGTGCCGACAATCGGTCCTCCTCTTAACCGGAGTTCAAAGTTTGTGATACCGGTATAGAGAAGTTCAGGCATAAGGGTGAAGCTTTTATCATCAGTATCGGCAATCAACGTGATTGCCGGTGTCCAGTAGAGGATATCAAAGGGGTCTTTCTGACTGATACGGAGATAGAGATAATGCATTCCCGGATTCATCCGTCCATAGGCATTCTGACTGAGGTTGATTGCCTTGTCGAGCATGACCGCATTCCCTTTCGAAGTATACAGGGCATACCCATTATCGATAAAGGAGAAGTAGTCCCTCATCTCTTTAGGGCTGTA is a genomic window containing:
- a CDS encoding rhodanese-like domain-containing protein, which codes for MKRVVLASCLLLMCFSSAAYPEENNLEQYILNFSYQERKDMKIDSRELVKLIKEKKIQFIDIRFKEEFEAWRMGFAVNIPLNELPKRLNELDKNKIIVTACPHKDRATIAMVYLKTKGFKAKYLEDGLLGLAEYLRGDKAKDFVK